The window TTCAAAAAGAATAATTGATTTATTTTTTTTATTTGCCATATTTTTTATTTATTATAAATTTATAAACGTACTTTTATTCTATTATTCTAATCCAAAAAATTAAATTTTTTAGATTATTGATTGTAGATTAACAAAAACAGCTAAAAAGTCAATAAAAAAAACTGGCAACTATATTTAAGCCACCAGTATTAAATATGCTTTTTTATTCAACAAATTTTACTCAACAACACTAAACTTAATTTTTTCTCCATCGCTATCAAGTAATTCCGCCCAAACTTTTATTAATTTAATATTCGGGTATTTTTCTTTTAGTAAATCTTCTGTTTTTTTCATATCAGAAAATTGCTTTTCTTTCTCCTCCTCTGGCGAAGAAAAATCATAGCTTTGCGCGTAAGCTCCGCAATCGCTGTGATGCATTATAATTATTTTTTCAACATGATGCAAATTAGCGGAAACGCTAACATCTCCTAAAATTTCTTCTCCTTTTTCAGCTATTCTTTTTGAAGCGCCAGCAGTTGATATCAAATCATAACCGCCTTCAAATAGATTAGATTTTTTAATCCATTCATCAGCTTCGCTATTAAGGCGAAAATCCATACAACGGATTAATACATTTTTACAAAAATGCTGCATATTTTTATCCTCCTTTTTTATTTAAACAATACCAACTTTTCTTTTCAGCGCCAAAACTTCATCTTTTAATCTTTCAAACTCGCTGCGATACACAACATTCATTAATCTCATTTCAATTCTTTGTTGCCCCATTTTTAACTCATCAATATCTCCCTCAACTTTCTCAAAACGCTCGCCCATTTCATCAAATCCTCTTTTAGTCATAAGCGCTAAATCGTCTGTATCATCAAACCCTTTTTTGACTAAAGTTGTTAGCTTATCTATGCTATCAGAATTTTTTTTAATC of the Patescibacteria group bacterium genome contains:
- a CDS encoding carbonic anhydrase, whose protein sequence is MQHFCKNVLIRCMDFRLNSEADEWIKKSNLFEGGYDLISTAGASKRIAEKGEEILGDVSVSANLHHVEKIIIMHHSDCGAYAQSYDFSSPEEEKEKQFSDMKKTEDLLKEKYPNIKLIKVWAELLDSDGEKIKFSVVE